CGCCCCGGATCCTACGGACGGGATGGGGAGCGTGACGACCAGTTCGAAGCCCCGGTCGTCGGGGCGAGGTCCGGTGCGAGCGGTGCCGCCGTGCGCCGCGGCGCGCTCGCGTACCCCGATCAGCCCGTGCCCGAGGACGTCGTCCGCGGACCGCTCCGGCCCCCGGCCGTCATCGGTGACGGTGATCTCCAGCAGGTCCGGCCGATATCCGAGGCGCACCAGGGCCACCGTGGCGTCCGCGTGCCTGACCACATTCGTCAGGGCCTCCTGGACCACCCGGTATGCCGTCGTGCCGGTGTCCCCCGGCAGCGGGCGCGGCTCACCCGCCGTCTCGTACACGACGTCCAGGCCGCTGGCACGTACCCGTTCCACCAGCAGCGGCAGCGCCGCGGGCCCCGGCTGCGGCTCGCGCGGGGAGCGACCCTGGAGCGCGGCGTCGTCGCGCAGCACGCCCAGCATCCGGCGCAGCTGTGCCATGGCGTCCCTGCCGGTCTCCGAGATCCCGTCGAACATGGCCTCCGCACGTTCCGGAGCGGTGCGGACCGCCAGTGGGCCCGCCTCCGCCTGGACGACCATCAGGCTCACCGCATGCGAGAGGATGTCGTGCATCTCCCGGGCGATACGGGCTCGCTCCCGCGCCGCCGCCTGCTCCGCCTCGATCCGGTTGGCTCGCTCCGACTGCGCGGCGCGGTCCTCAACGGCCCGGACGTACGCCTGGCGTGTGTCGGTGAGCCGGCCGAAGACGTACGCGGCGCCGAAGACGAACAGCGAGAACAGCAGTTCCTTGGCGGCGCCGGAGTTGGTGGCGACCGAGGGGAACACGAGCACGAACGTCAGGGCGGCGATGCCGAGCCGCTGCCGTGGCGGAGAGAGGGCAGCCACCGTGTAGACGGCGACCAGACCCGGGTACGGCAGGGGCTGGCCCGGACCGTCGACAGAGAAGCGGTAGAGCGCCCCTGCGGCCACCACGGCGAAGTACACGGCGACGGGCGCGCTGCGCCGCCACACCAGCGGCACCGCAGTCAGGGTCGTCAGGGCATACGCCGCCCAGGTGGCGTCCGGCAGTTCGGGCGCGCGCGGCACCACGAACGGCATGGTCAGTGCGGCCTGCACCAGCAGGGCGAGGCCGAGGTCCGCCCGCCGAGGGTTCGCACCCCAGTGTCTTCGCCAGCGCTCCCAGGCTCCCCGCGGGCCCAACTCGTCCGCCCTATCTCTCCTGGCGCTTCGTGGCACGCATGTTGCGCAGCACGGCGGCCAGCGTTGCGACTCGGTTGGTGGTGATGGAGTCGGCGCATCGTGCGGCGGGTGTCCGCGGTCCACGCGGAGAGCAGGCAGCCGTCCGCATGGACGCGGTCCGCGAGCTCCCGGCTCACCAGACCGAAGCTGTAGTTGAGCCAGCGGGGCCTGACCACGTCCAGCAGCACCGGGCGCGGCGGGGCCAGCGTCGTCCAGGTCAGGGCGATCTCCGCGTCCGGGTCGGCGGCGCGGACCGCGACCATGGCGGTGAGGCCCCCGCAGTAGTAGACCCGATCAGCTGCGCCGCCATCGCGGACCGCGCCCACGATGGCGCGCACGGCGGACTCGTCGGCACCGGGAAGATCGAGCATCAGCCGATGGCCGCCGACCACGGCAAGCGCTTCATGCAGTGTGGGGACGCCACCCCGCGTCAGCTCGGTCAGCTCGGCGTGCGACAGCCGGGCGAGCGGGCGGTCATGACACCACAATCGCCTGAGGGTGTCGTCGTGCAGCAGCACGGGCACCCGGTCTCGGGTCAGCCGTACATCGACCTCGACGGCGTCCGCGCCCTGCTCGACGGCGGCGACCAGCGACGGCAGGGTGTTCTCTCGGGCCAGATACGGGTCCCCGCGGTGGCCCACCAGGGTCACGGTGCGCATGGCGCCGGCCTCACTTCACCAGCCACTGCTCGGTGTAGGTGTCGATCTCCGAAGCGATCCGGGCCTTGCCCGCGCTGTCCAGGAAGGACGCTTCGACGGCGTTCTTCGCGAGCGCTGCGATGCCGCGCTCGTCCAGGTCGAGCAGCCGGGCTGCGACCGCGTACTCGTTGTTGAGATCGGTGCCGAACATCGGTGGGTCGTCGCTGTTGACGGTCACCAGCACACCGGCTGCCACCATCTCCTTGATGGGGTGCTCATCGAGGGTCGCGACGGCGCGAGTGGCGATGTTGGAGGTCGGGCAGACCTCCAGCGCGATGCGCTGCTCGGCCAGGTGGGCCAGCAGCTCGTGGTCCTGAGTGGCACTGGTGCCGTGGCCGATGCGCTCGGCGCCCAGGTCGTTCAGCGCGTCCCAGACGGTGCCGGGGCCGGTGGTCTCACCCGCGTGCGGGACGGAGTGCAGCCCGGCGGCGATCGCACGGTCGAAGTACGGCTTGAACTGGGGCCGTGGCACCCCGATCTCGGGGCCGCCGAGGCCGAACGAGACCAGCCCGTCCGGGCGCAGATCGACCGCGAGCCGGGCGGTCTCCTCCGCCGCGTCGAGCCCCGCCTCGCCCGGGATGTCGAAGCACCACCGCAGCACCACTCCGAGCTCTGCCTCGGCTGCCTTGCGGGCGTCCTCGATGGCCTCCATGAAGCCCTGCTCGGGGATGCCCCGGCGGGTCGAGCTGAAGGGCGTGATGGTCAGTTCCGCGTAGCGGATGTTCTGCCGGGCCATGTCACGGGCGACCTCGAAGGTCAGCAGGCGCACGTCCTCGGGGGTGCGGACCAGGTCCACGACGGACAGATAGACCTCGATGAAGTGCGCGAAGTCCGTGAAGGTGAAGTATTCGGCGAGCGCGGCCGGGTCAGTGGGTACCTTGGAGTCCGGGTGCCGGGCG
This DNA window, taken from Streptomyces sp. SCSIO 30461, encodes the following:
- a CDS encoding sensor histidine kinase, whose product is MQAALTMPFVVPRAPELPDATWAAYALTTLTAVPLVWRRSAPVAVYFAVVAAGALYRFSVDGPGQPLPYPGLVAVYTVAALSPPRQRLGIAALTFVLVFPSVATNSGAAKELLFSLFVFGAAYVFGRLTDTRQAYVRAVEDRAAQSERANRIEAEQAAARERARIAREMHDILSHAVSLMVVQAEAGPLAVRTAPERAEAMFDGISETGRDAMAQLRRMLGVLRDDAALQGRSPREPQPGPAALPLLVERVRASGLDVVYETAGEPRPLPGDTGTTAYRVVQEALTNVVRHADATVALVRLGYRPDLLEITVTDDGRGPERSADDVLGHGLIGVRERAAAHGGTARTGPRPDDRGFELVVTLPIPSVGSGAEVGS
- a CDS encoding adenosine deaminase is translated as MTDLHPFIAGLPKAELHVHHVGSASPRIVSELAARHPDSKVPTDPAALAEYFTFTDFAHFIEVYLSVVDLVRTPEDVRLLTFEVARDMARQNIRYAELTITPFSSTRRGIPEQGFMEAIEDARKAAEAELGVVLRWCFDIPGEAGLDAAEETARLAVDLRPDGLVSFGLGGPEIGVPRPQFKPYFDRAIAAGLHSVPHAGETTGPGTVWDALNDLGAERIGHGTSATQDHELLAHLAEQRIALEVCPTSNIATRAVATLDEHPIKEMVAAGVLVTVNSDDPPMFGTDLNNEYAVAARLLDLDERGIAALAKNAVEASFLDSAGKARIASEIDTYTEQWLVK